A stretch of the uncultured Desulfobacter sp. genome encodes the following:
- a CDS encoding ABC transporter permease subunit (The N-terminal region of this protein, as described by TIGR01726, is a three transmembrane segment that identifies a subfamily of ABC transporter permease subunits, which specificities that include histidine, arginine, glutamine, glutamate, L-cystine (sic), the opines (in Agrobacterium) octopine and nopaline, etc.), giving the protein MQKWCLNMDFDLIVYALPQLVHAAGLSLLLIALGLSIGTVFAVFVALCRVSGHSLLGRTAQAYIFVVRGTPLLVQIFLIYYGLSQFQWVRDSLFWPVLKDPLWCVTIAFVINGGGYIGEVFRGAIQAVPSGQIDAGRAMGMSRATLFRRITLPQAIRIGLPAYGNEVVYTIKDSALASTVTLMEITGTARNLVAKTYKPVEIFLVAACIYLCLVFFAICIEKYLEMKS; this is encoded by the coding sequence ATGCAAAAATGGTGTCTGAACATGGATTTTGACCTGATTGTATACGCACTGCCCCAGCTTGTTCATGCCGCAGGGCTCAGTCTATTGCTCATCGCACTGGGGCTGAGCATTGGAACCGTATTCGCTGTGTTTGTGGCCCTGTGCCGGGTCTCCGGGCACTCGCTGCTCGGCCGGACGGCACAGGCCTATATCTTCGTGGTCCGGGGAACACCCCTGCTGGTTCAAATTTTCCTTATCTATTACGGACTGTCCCAGTTTCAATGGGTACGCGACAGCCTTTTCTGGCCTGTGCTGAAAGATCCCCTCTGGTGCGTTACCATTGCCTTTGTCATTAACGGTGGCGGCTACATTGGAGAGGTGTTCAGGGGGGCCATCCAGGCTGTGCCTTCCGGGCAGATTGATGCTGGACGTGCCATGGGCATGTCACGGGCCACTCTCTTCCGCCGCATTACGCTTCCCCAGGCGATTCGCATCGGCCTGCCCGCCTACGGCAACGAAGTCGTGTACACCATTAAGGACAGCGCCCTTGCAAGCACCGTTACCTTAATGGAAATCACCGGTACGGCCAGAAATCTGGTGGCAAAAACATACAAACCGGTTGAAATTTTTCTGGTCGCCGCATGCATCTACCTATGCCTGGTCTTTTTCGCGATATGTATTGAAAAATATTTGGAGATGAAATCGTAA
- a CDS encoding iron-containing alcohol dehydrogenase, whose protein sequence is MLLDFTFYNPTKIYFGKDSLGNLKDELVNYGDNVLLVYGKNAIKRIGLYDQVISILKDAGKKVVELSGVMPNPTYSKLMEGTGLVRDNNVSLILAVGGGSVIDLAKGISVSAYCDEDPFQKYWVKFENVANKTVPVASILTMVGTGSEMNGGSVVTHEDTKIKSGRVFPPEFYPKFSILNPEYTFSVSQYQMVSGVFDTMSHLMEQYFSGDDNNTTDYIIEGLLKASIDNLRAALNNPEDYESRSNLMWNATLALNTVTGVSKAQDWEVHMIEHQLGAYTDCAHGMGLAAISLPYYRHIYSYGLDKFVRFAVEIWGVSPEGKTKDALALEGLDALENFTKECGIVTSLEELGATREMLPKIAESSVILGGGYKKLTTSDILKILEACF, encoded by the coding sequence ATGTTACTGGATTTTACCTTCTACAATCCAACAAAAATCTATTTTGGAAAAGATTCTCTTGGAAACCTTAAGGATGAGTTAGTCAATTATGGAGATAACGTTCTCCTGGTCTATGGTAAAAATGCCATCAAACGAATCGGCCTTTACGATCAGGTCATCTCCATCCTGAAAGATGCAGGAAAAAAGGTGGTGGAATTATCCGGCGTCATGCCCAATCCGACCTATTCAAAACTCATGGAGGGTACCGGCCTTGTACGTGATAATAATGTCAGCCTTATATTGGCCGTTGGCGGCGGCTCTGTGATTGACCTGGCAAAGGGCATCTCTGTTTCTGCGTACTGTGATGAAGATCCGTTTCAAAAATATTGGGTGAAGTTTGAAAATGTTGCCAACAAGACTGTTCCGGTTGCCTCCATATTGACCATGGTGGGTACCGGTTCTGAGATGAACGGCGGGTCCGTCGTTACCCACGAGGATACGAAAATTAAATCCGGCAGGGTTTTTCCACCTGAGTTTTATCCCAAATTTTCTATACTTAACCCGGAATATACCTTTTCAGTATCGCAATACCAGATGGTCAGCGGTGTGTTTGATACCATGTCCCACCTGATGGAACAGTATTTTTCAGGTGATGACAATAATACAACGGATTATATCATCGAAGGCTTGCTGAAAGCATCCATTGATAATCTGCGGGCTGCCCTGAATAATCCTGAGGATTATGAGTCAAGAAGCAATCTTATGTGGAATGCGACCCTTGCGCTCAATACCGTTACCGGTGTTTCAAAGGCCCAGGACTGGGAAGTCCACATGATTGAACACCAACTGGGCGCCTACACCGACTGTGCCCATGGCATGGGGCTTGCCGCGATTTCGTTGCCCTATTATCGTCATATCTATTCATACGGCCTTGATAAATTTGTCAGGTTTGCCGTTGAAATATGGGGCGTTTCCCCTGAAGGCAAAACAAAAGATGCCTTGGCCCTGGAAGGTCTGGATGCTCTAGAGAACTTTACAAAAGAGTGCGGCATCGTCACTTCTCTGGAAGAACTTGGCGCTACTAGAGAAATGTTGCCTAAGATTGCTGAATCATCCGTCATTCTTGGCGGCGGATATAAAAAACTGACCACCAGCGACATTTTAAAGATTTTGGAAGCCTGCTTTTAG
- a CDS encoding rubredoxin produces the protein MEKYECTLCGYVYDPEKGDPDNNIAPGTSFDDLPEDWVCPVCGAGKEDFKKA, from the coding sequence ATGGAAAAGTATGAATGTACATTGTGCGGTTATGTCTATGACCCGGAAAAAGGTGACCCTGATAATAACATCGCTCCCGGTACATCATTTGACGATCTTCCCGAAGACTGGGTCTGCCCGGTATGCGGGGCAGGAAAAGAAGATTTCAAAAAAGCCTAA
- a CDS encoding YeeE/YedE thiosulfate transporter family protein, producing MTIFPKTGSARYAGQEKKISKKPNPHLKKFIRPGSLPNWQLMFVIGIGLGAFAAAKLSNDFKWQAVPDMWQEQFGNSSIKRAFVALFGGAVALFGARLAGG from the coding sequence TTGACGATCTTCCCGAAGACTGGGTCTGCCCGGTATGCGGGGCAGGAAAAGAAGATTTCAAAAAAGCCTAACCCCCACCTTAAAAAATTCATCCGTCCAGGTTCACTCCCCAACTGGCAGTTGATGTTTGTTATCGGTATTGGACTGGGCGCCTTTGCAGCGGCCAAGCTGTCCAACGATTTTAAATGGCAGGCAGTTCCCGATATGTGGCAGGAACAATTCGGAAACAGTTCGATAAAGCGTGCCTTTGTAGCGCTCTTTGGCGGTGCAGTTGCCCTGTTCGGTGCCCGCCTGGCAGGCGGCTGA
- a CDS encoding transporter substrate-binding domain-containing protein: MKKFKLYTVWALTALVLSAGAAMAADRPVKVAIEGNFPPFNYVDTKGTPLGFEVDLVKEICRRIGRSCEFTVVDWDGIIPALLARKIDVVAASMSITEERKRAVAFTHKYYAETGSFAVVKGSGIKISPDGLKGKRVGVQRATIWGDYVKHVFPDAVIVYYDNVDLGCLDLIARRIDAMLGQTLYMNDWLKKPNAKDLVISGVPVSNSQYIGEGIGFAMRKSDTDLQTRFNTALDAMLADGTYQKLADRYFDFDIYGSKE; this comes from the coding sequence ATGAAGAAGTTTAAACTGTATACCGTGTGGGCCCTGACTGCCCTTGTTTTATCCGCAGGAGCGGCCATGGCGGCGGACAGACCCGTCAAGGTGGCCATTGAAGGCAACTTTCCGCCCTTCAACTATGTGGATACCAAAGGAACGCCCTTGGGGTTCGAGGTGGATCTGGTCAAAGAGATCTGTCGGCGCATTGGCCGGTCCTGTGAGTTCACTGTTGTGGACTGGGACGGAATTATTCCCGCTCTTTTGGCTCGTAAAATCGATGTCGTTGCCGCAAGCATGTCCATTACTGAGGAGCGCAAGCGGGCCGTGGCCTTTACCCATAAATACTATGCCGAAACCGGCAGCTTTGCCGTCGTGAAAGGCTCCGGAATCAAAATTTCCCCGGACGGTCTCAAGGGAAAACGGGTCGGTGTCCAGCGGGCCACCATATGGGGGGATTATGTGAAACATGTATTCCCGGATGCCGTCATCGTCTATTATGACAACGTTGATCTGGGATGTCTGGATCTCATCGCCCGCAGGATCGATGCCATGCTCGGCCAGACCCTTTATATGAACGACTGGCTCAAAAAGCCCAACGCCAAAGACCTTGTGATTTCAGGGGTCCCGGTCAGCAACAGTCAGTATATTGGCGAGGGGATCGGGTTTGCCATGCGAAAGTCTGATACGGATTTGCAGACACGGTTTAACACGGCCCTTGATGCCATGCTGGCGGACGGCACCTACCAGAAGCTGGCTGACCGGTATTTTGATTTCGATATCTACGGCAGCAAAGAATAA
- a CDS encoding amino acid ABC transporter ATP-binding protein, protein MSDQPVIILNDIHKSYAGVEVLKGISFTAQKGEVIAIIGSSGSGKSTLLRCINLLVTPDEGTVEVCGSTVEMKRKRGRLQPADHRAVVSLRRKIGMVFQHFNLWDHMTALENVTEALVSVHGVHKKEAKARGMVLLKKVGLLSRSAAYPKELSGGECQRVAIARALAIEPQVLLFDEATSALDPELVLDVLAVIRDLAAEGRTMLIVTHEISFVRAVFDRMLFIHNGRIEEQGTPEKVIGNPDSPRCQEFLSKYLTRQGLCTKETTIKI, encoded by the coding sequence ATGTCTGATCAGCCCGTTATCATCTTAAACGATATTCACAAATCCTATGCCGGGGTTGAGGTGCTCAAGGGCATCTCCTTTACCGCCCAAAAAGGTGAGGTCATAGCTATCATCGGAAGCAGCGGATCTGGGAAAAGCACCCTGCTGCGCTGTATTAACCTGTTGGTAACACCGGACGAAGGAACGGTGGAAGTTTGCGGCAGCACGGTTGAGATGAAACGAAAACGAGGTCGTCTGCAACCCGCCGACCACAGAGCAGTTGTCTCTTTGCGCCGAAAGATCGGCATGGTGTTCCAGCATTTCAACCTCTGGGATCACATGACGGCTCTGGAGAATGTCACCGAAGCCCTTGTGAGTGTGCACGGTGTCCATAAAAAAGAGGCAAAGGCCAGGGGCATGGTACTTCTGAAAAAAGTCGGACTCCTGTCCCGGTCAGCCGCCTACCCAAAAGAACTCTCCGGCGGGGAGTGTCAGCGCGTGGCAATTGCCCGGGCTTTGGCCATAGAACCCCAGGTGCTGCTCTTTGACGAGGCCACATCGGCCCTTGACCCCGAGCTTGTATTGGATGTCTTGGCGGTCATCCGGGATTTGGCCGCAGAGGGACGGACCATGCTCATTGTCACCCACGAGATTTCATTTGTCCGGGCGGTATTCGACCGTATGCTTTTTATCCATAATGGCAGAATTGAGGAGCAGGGAACCCCGGAAAAGGTGATCGGAAATCCCGATTCCCCTCGCTGCCAAGAATTTTTGTCCAAGTACCTTACCCGGCAGGGCCTGTGCACGAAAGAGACAACCATTAAAATTTGA
- a CDS encoding SDR family NAD(P)-dependent oxidoreductase: MQKQMLSGQTAIVTGASYGIGHAVAHLFADEGANVVLTARGKDKLDKVVNKMRKRSKIMKKFILSLTLLILFASLSYAESEKTPENGTEAQIVYQAGTQKSFKGPENLFTGDVQVDLLFPSNETAHYSGAYVTFQPGARTAWHLHPAGQHMVVTSGVGLTGTRDGKIIEIKAGDSVWCPPDIDHWHGASPEAPMTHLVLTGILDGENVIWKEKVTDDQYLGK; the protein is encoded by the coding sequence ATGCAGAAACAAATGTTATCAGGTCAAACGGCAATTGTAACCGGCGCAAGCTATGGCATCGGCCATGCTGTCGCCCATCTTTTTGCAGATGAAGGCGCCAATGTTGTGCTTACAGCCCGGGGAAAGGACAAGCTGGATAAGGTTGTCAATAAAATGAGAAAAAGGAGTAAAATCATGAAAAAATTCATACTGTCATTAACCCTTTTGATACTTTTCGCATCTCTTTCGTACGCCGAATCTGAAAAAACACCGGAAAATGGTACTGAAGCACAAATAGTATATCAAGCCGGGACCCAGAAGTCTTTTAAAGGGCCGGAAAATTTGTTTACCGGAGACGTTCAGGTCGATTTACTATTCCCCTCCAATGAAACCGCTCACTATTCCGGGGCTTATGTCACATTCCAGCCCGGCGCCAGAACCGCATGGCACCTTCATCCCGCAGGACAGCACATGGTCGTCACCTCAGGCGTCGGCCTGACCGGAACCCGGGACGGAAAAATCATTGAAATCAAGGCGGGAGACTCCGTCTGGTGTCCGCCGGACATTGATCACTGGCATGGCGCATCCCCCGAGGCTCCCATGACCCACCTGGTCCTGACCGGTATCCTTGACGGCGAAAATGTCATCTGGAAAGAAAAAGTCACCGACGACCAGTATCTGGGAAAATAA
- the prxU gene encoding thioredoxin-dependent peroxiredoxin (Most members of this family contain a selenocysteine.) — MSEEAEVGCARPTGGPVGEPVEKDAKEKSKPIEKERPMITLGENVPDFAAPGYQQGKFVNVKLSDSLGKWTLLCFYPGDFTFVUATEISAVAEKYAQLQKLGVEVLSMSIDSMFVHKMWDDHELSKMVEGGIPFPMLSDAGGKIGRLYGVFNEAAGVENRGRFIIDPDGVLQGYEVLTPPVGRNVSETIRQVQAFQLVRETKGGEATPSGWKPGKKTLKPGPDLVGNVWKEWKTAMAFD; from the coding sequence ATGTCGGAAGAAGCAGAAGTTGGGTGTGCCCGACCAACTGGAGGCCCGGTTGGAGAACCTGTAGAAAAGGACGCTAAGGAAAAAAGCAAGCCAATTGAAAAGGAGAGACCAATGATCACTTTGGGAGAAAATGTGCCCGATTTCGCAGCGCCAGGATACCAGCAGGGAAAATTTGTCAATGTAAAACTGTCCGATTCTTTGGGCAAGTGGACGTTGCTGTGTTTTTACCCGGGTGATTTCACTTTTGTCTGAGCAACTGAAATTTCGGCGGTCGCCGAAAAATATGCGCAACTTCAGAAGCTTGGTGTTGAGGTTCTTTCCATGAGTATTGACAGCATGTTCGTTCATAAGATGTGGGATGATCACGAATTGTCCAAGATGGTTGAAGGAGGGATACCCTTTCCCATGTTGTCCGATGCCGGTGGAAAAATCGGTCGATTGTATGGGGTGTTCAATGAAGCGGCCGGGGTGGAAAACCGAGGCCGTTTTATCATCGATCCCGATGGTGTGCTTCAGGGTTATGAGGTGCTGACGCCGCCAGTGGGGCGTAACGTATCTGAAACCATTCGCCAGGTACAGGCCTTCCAGCTTGTCAGGGAAACCAAAGGGGGCGAGGCGACGCCGTCTGGCTGGAAACCGGGGAAAAAAACGCTGAAACCAGGACCTGATTTGGTTGGCAATGTATGGAAAGAGTGGAAGACAGCAATGGCTTTTGATTAA
- a CDS encoding ABC transporter permease subunit codes for MLHGYGLFLLQGAWVTVKLAAWATGIGLVLGLAGVAALRSGFRPLALAAEGITIAVRGIPELLFVLGTYLISGLLINNAAATLGYDEYIEISAVTYGIITLSIIFGAYATEVFRGGAQALDPGQMEAAAAFGMGRLTTFRRVVLPQMWRIALPGIGNLFMVLLKNTALLSVIGVNELMRNAASAVGFTKEPFTFYLAAAVIYLGMNAVGTLVLNYLERRAGRGCKNGV; via the coding sequence ATGCTCCACGGATATGGCCTTTTCCTTTTACAGGGCGCCTGGGTAACGGTGAAGCTGGCGGCCTGGGCCACCGGGATCGGACTGGTGCTGGGGCTGGCAGGCGTTGCCGCCCTACGTTCCGGGTTCCGGCCGCTGGCGCTGGCTGCCGAAGGAATCACCATTGCCGTTCGCGGAATTCCGGAGCTGCTTTTTGTTCTCGGAACCTACCTGATCAGCGGCCTGCTCATCAACAATGCAGCCGCCACTCTCGGGTATGACGAATATATCGAAATCAGCGCCGTCACCTACGGAATAATTACATTGAGCATAATTTTCGGCGCCTATGCCACGGAAGTGTTCCGGGGGGGGGCCCAGGCGCTGGATCCCGGACAGATGGAGGCCGCAGCAGCTTTCGGCATGGGCCGTCTGACAACCTTCAGGCGGGTGGTACTTCCCCAAATGTGGCGGATTGCCCTGCCGGGCATCGGCAACCTGTTCATGGTTTTGCTCAAAAACACTGCACTACTGTCGGTGATCGGGGTAAATGAGTTGATGCGAAATGCCGCATCGGCCGTTGGTTTTACCAAAGAACCCTTCACCTTCTACCTGGCTGCCGCCGTGATTTACCTTGGAATGAACGCCGTGGGCACCCTGGTTCTTAATTATTTGGAACGGCGGGCGGGCCGTGGATGCAAAAATGGTGTCTGA
- a CDS encoding DUF362 domain-containing protein: MSTVWVKSNKDRTKLKDDVALLLEKAAAWDWLGQKDAPVLLKPNLVVNKPASAGATTTPDIAEGLIEWLADHNFSNIIIAEGSGVGFSTPKAFDVCGYTSLAQKFNIPLIDLQKDGSVIRKTTMGEIKICATIAGLEADGGSLINLPLVKGHGQTRMTCALKNLKGCIPNTEKRRYHTLGIHKPVAYLNTCIKPAFALADGLNPDPYWEEGGKPQKLDLLLLAKDPVAMDSYACRLLGFSDEEVEYLCLADKLGIGDGHTSDSDIENLDNTTIENIFSRHDQEEIKQWINSIVDQRSACSSCFGNLSSALRNIRENNPNLKTQIFSSLCIGQAFKGRHLSSNQRGIGVCTVLKGNRSLQGCPPSKESILTFLNNEFSAD; encoded by the coding sequence ATGAGCACTGTTTGGGTTAAAAGCAATAAAGACAGAACGAAGCTGAAAGATGATGTGGCCTTACTCCTTGAAAAGGCAGCGGCATGGGACTGGCTTGGTCAAAAAGATGCCCCGGTGCTTTTAAAACCCAACCTGGTAGTCAATAAACCGGCATCGGCAGGCGCAACAACGACGCCGGACATTGCCGAAGGGCTTATCGAATGGCTTGCCGATCATAATTTTTCAAACATCATCATAGCAGAGGGTTCAGGGGTAGGCTTTTCAACACCCAAGGCGTTTGATGTATGCGGCTATACATCACTTGCGCAAAAATTCAATATTCCCTTGATTGATCTGCAAAAAGACGGTTCGGTTATCAGAAAAACAACCATGGGAGAAATTAAAATATGTGCCACTATTGCAGGCCTTGAAGCTGATGGCGGAAGTCTTATCAACCTTCCTTTGGTAAAGGGACATGGTCAGACACGAATGACCTGTGCCCTGAAAAACCTGAAGGGATGTATTCCCAACACAGAAAAAAGACGCTATCACACCCTTGGTATTCACAAACCTGTTGCCTATCTCAACACCTGTATAAAACCGGCGTTTGCCCTTGCCGACGGTTTAAATCCGGATCCTTACTGGGAAGAAGGAGGTAAACCGCAAAAACTGGATCTTCTGCTCCTTGCCAAAGATCCGGTTGCCATGGACAGCTATGCCTGTCGTCTCTTAGGTTTTTCCGATGAAGAGGTTGAATATCTATGCTTGGCAGACAAACTCGGCATCGGTGACGGCCATACGTCTGACAGCGACATTGAAAATCTCGATAATACAACCATAGAAAACATTTTCAGCAGACATGACCAAGAAGAGATAAAACAGTGGATTAACTCAATTGTGGACCAGAGATCCGCTTGCTCCTCCTGCTTTGGAAATCTTTCATCTGCGCTAAGAAATATCCGGGAAAACAATCCGAATTTAAAAACACAGATTTTCTCCTCTCTTTGTATTGGTCAGGCGTTCAAAGGCAGGCACCTCTCTTCAAACCAGAGAGGTATCGGAGTTTGTACCGTTTTAAAAGGCAATAGATCACTGCAGGGGTGTCCCCCCTCCAAGGAAAGTATTCTTACTTTCCTTAATAATGAATTTTCTGCCGATTGA
- a CDS encoding cyclophilin-like fold protein, producing the protein MNRILTVLFVGVIMAASATCRAQAQELPLSDMQVKITSRGHTATFRLYDTTGAKQFYAQLPLDLDLTNFRDAQWMFYPSKKLSVTAQEAYHDGKKGELSYYAPWGDVFMLYKDFYAGDQMHRLGINLTGIQEIEKMSGKAIIEKKKTNKDPGTMRVNVTTNGKITVFELNGSAAAKDLYAQLPLSIKVENYSNNEKIFYPPEKLDITATPKANAKAGTLAYYAPWGDVVMFYGSFGSAPGLYELGHAVSGFEYIQEMSGTIQLAK; encoded by the coding sequence ATGAATCGGATTTTAACGGTTTTATTTGTAGGCGTTATTATGGCGGCATCCGCAACTTGCAGGGCACAGGCACAGGAACTGCCTCTGTCGGATATGCAGGTAAAAATCACATCCAGAGGCCATACGGCAACATTCCGGTTGTATGACACCACCGGGGCAAAACAATTTTATGCCCAGCTGCCCCTTGACCTGGATTTGACCAACTTTCGCGATGCCCAATGGATGTTCTATCCGTCCAAAAAATTATCCGTAACGGCGCAGGAGGCGTACCATGACGGGAAAAAAGGGGAGTTGAGCTACTATGCCCCCTGGGGGGATGTGTTCATGCTCTACAAGGATTTTTATGCAGGCGACCAAATGCATCGCCTGGGTATCAATTTAACCGGAATTCAGGAGATTGAAAAAATGTCAGGCAAGGCAATAATTGAAAAAAAGAAAACAAATAAGGACCCGGGAACCATGAGGGTAAATGTTACGACAAACGGCAAAATAACCGTATTTGAATTGAACGGCAGTGCTGCGGCCAAAGATCTTTATGCCCAGCTCCCCTTAAGTATCAAAGTGGAAAACTACAGCAACAATGAAAAGATTTTTTACCCGCCCGAAAAACTGGACATCACTGCCACGCCCAAGGCCAACGCCAAAGCAGGAACCCTGGCCTATTATGCGCCCTGGGGAGACGTGGTGATGTTTTACGGTAGCTTCGGTTCCGCCCCGGGATTGTACGAACTGGGACATGCTGTATCCGGATTCGAATATATTCAGGAGATGTCGGGAACCATACAACTTGCGAAATAA
- a CDS encoding glucose 1-dehydrogenase, with protein MDVTYNYENKTAIVTGAASGMGLATAKAFCESGAAVMMADYNVDLLKQEADKLKNKGFNVSWIKCDVSIEQDVEQLVQKTVETFAKLDFAFNNAGVMAQVANTGETKTEDWERVIGINLRGVWDCMRHEIKQMEKQGHGVIVNTASTGAITGQPGVSPYIATKHGVLGLTRTAAIEYVTKNIRINAVNPGLIDTQIAQDVVAGDPVAYKQLEGTVPMGRAGRPDEIASVVLWMCSEGASYLVGQGITVDGGKTV; from the coding sequence ATGGATGTTACGTATAATTATGAAAACAAAACAGCAATCGTTACGGGTGCTGCAAGCGGAATGGGGCTGGCAACCGCCAAGGCGTTCTGCGAGTCCGGTGCGGCCGTGATGATGGCGGACTATAATGTCGACCTGTTGAAGCAAGAGGCCGACAAATTGAAGAATAAAGGATTTAACGTCTCCTGGATTAAATGTGATGTGAGCATCGAACAAGATGTAGAACAGCTTGTCCAAAAGACAGTGGAAACATTTGCTAAACTTGATTTTGCCTTTAACAATGCAGGGGTTATGGCCCAGGTGGCAAACACCGGAGAGACAAAGACGGAAGACTGGGAACGCGTCATCGGAATCAATCTGCGCGGTGTATGGGATTGCATGCGCCATGAAATCAAGCAGATGGAAAAACAGGGGCACGGGGTGATTGTCAATACCGCATCAACAGGCGCGATAACCGGACAACCCGGCGTATCTCCCTATATTGCAACCAAACACGGCGTGCTTGGCTTGACCAGAACAGCCGCTATTGAATATGTCACCAAAAACATAAGAATCAATGCGGTGAACCCCGGCCTTATTGATACCCAGATTGCCCAGGATGTTGTTGCAGGCGATCCCGTGGCATATAAGCAGCTTGAAGGCACGGTTCCCATGGGAAGAGCCGGGCGGCCGGATGAAATCGCTTCGGTTGTTTTGTGGATGTGCAGTGAAGGGGCAAGCTACCTGGTTGGTCAAGGAATTACCGTTGACGGCGGAAAGACCGTTTAA
- a CDS encoding PEP-CTERM sorting domain-containing protein, whose protein sequence is MKKIQLLIVLVISILGSCNCFAVTYNENVSGDLAWLGNDSAGHGSYTDIGTLDIGANTISGHFFFDSAADDRYDFDPFVFTIAPGMKLSSIFIEYSTTYLCCTGPATNDAAVNFNLMSPVSELFYTLLNLLGEGSMEVFPNFYSVEAGSYFFSHSGIGGTAWESNYTFTFITTSSTVPVPATLSLLTIGLLGLAGLGRRK, encoded by the coding sequence ATATCTATTTTGGGAAGCTGTAATTGTTTTGCTGTGACATATAATGAAAATGTCTCAGGGGATTTGGCCTGGCTTGGTAACGATAGTGCTGGGCATGGCAGCTACACAGATATTGGAACTCTGGACATAGGTGCGAACACTATATCTGGACATTTCTTCTTCGATTCAGCGGCAGATGATCGATATGATTTCGATCCTTTTGTATTTACTATTGCACCTGGAATGAAATTAAGTTCTATTTTCATAGAGTATTCGACAACATATTTGTGTTGCACTGGTCCAGCTACGAATGACGCTGCTGTGAATTTTAATCTTATGTCTCCTGTCTCCGAACTATTTTATACTCTTTTAAATTTATTAGGTGAAGGTAGTATGGAGGTATTTCCCAATTTTTATAGTGTTGAAGCAGGAAGCTACTTTTTTTCTCATTCTGGTATAGGGGGGACGGCTTGGGAATCCAATTATACGTTTACCTTCATTACCACAAGCTCTACTGTACCAGTGCCTGCAACATTATCGCTTTTAACGATTGGGCTTTTGGGTCTTGCTGGTTTAGGTAGGCGAAAATAA